TCACGTGCTCCACAGGACCAGTAGTGCTTACAGTGACCGTGTATGGCATACCATTTTGTTCCAGGTATCCGGCAGCGATCTTTGTGTGGAAAACAAAGTCAGTGTTTAAAGATCTTGTTGATTTTATCAATACTTATTGCATAGACAATGACACTTTGAATCTGTGACGGATTAATTGTTCTAATCCTTAAAATACGATGATTACGTATATAAGAATATTGATTTATTGAGAAATAGCAAAAACAAATTTTCCGTCAACAAGATGGAATCTATACGCAATAGTAAATTAGGCAACACCATCTCTACCTGTTGGGCAGTCTGCATTCTTTGGATCTACACAAAGAAATGACTTCCtgtcaaaaaaggaaccaagtgCACATTCTCGACTAAATGCTCGAACAGATGTCCCTTGTTTTACGCACTCGATGTAGAAATGGCAGTGAACAGGATCCGGCAATAGGCAGCGGTCATTTACAAAAACGCAACCTTTGCAACGTTCTGTTAAAAATATAGATGATGAAAACATATAGAAACAGCTAAAAATCGTTTATAGTAAGTTGCACATAGTTAAAACAAAGTAGATTTTGAAATGAGTTTGAGAACATGATGCAAATATTTAGTATAGAAAGGGTATTGAATAAAAGTTGTCGCGAATAAAATATTTAgagatgtacatgtaaaaataaaaataaaagaaggaTGGATAAATAGTGTATAAATCTAAATTTCTCCAGACAGAAAGCTATtgaaatattaatcaaaaattACCATCTATTTGTAAGTTGTTCTGCTGATTATGTACTTGTGTGTCATCCCCCGTCGGTTTGGGCGCCTTTGTCGTGGGCTCTATGTTCGGCATTGGCATAAAGGTATGACGGACCTTGGTGTCGAATATCGGTGGTGGATTAGGATCGGCTGTGGCCGGTAATGTCGGTCTAGGCGAAGATGTAACTGGCCGAACAGTTGTTGCAATTGTTTGAATATAAACAACTGTTGTCGGTGTAGTAATGACAGGCACCGCTGATTTTGGTGTCGCTTGTGTTGTTTGTGGAGCAGGAATTGGATCTAACTTATATGGCACAGATAAATGGCCATGTAGATGCTGTAAATCTGAAGGTGCACGCCAGTGAGTTTGTGTCGGTTGCGGCATTGCTTCTTTTCTTTCTTGGTTTTTTCGTCTCCTCATCATTGCCGGTGCCTTAAATATTTGTATACTTGACACTTGTACATTTGGTTGATATCTGTGTTGCATTTTGCTGATTTGATTATTCCGGATTATTTCAGAGTGCCCTATTCTCGAGGCAAGTGGGAACTGATTACTTTGTCCACTGAATTGTTGTTGCCTGAGAAGTTCTTGTTCTCTTTGACGTTGTTGGTTCAGCAGGAGTCTCCGCTGAAGTTCTTGTTGTGAAGACCGATCTTGTTCTTGCTGCTTGAGTAGTAGCTTTTgattttgttgctgttgttgttgaagTAATCGTGAACGTTGTTCTTCTTGCTGCCTGAGGATTAACTGCTGTCTTAGCTGTGCCTGTTTTTGTTGCTGCTCAAGTAAACGTAAACGATCTTGTTCTTGTTGCTGAAGAAGaagtttgttattttgtttttgctgtagTTGAAGTAAACGTAAACGCTCCTGTTCTTGTTGCTGCAGGAGGAGGTTCTGATTTTCTTTCTGCTGTTGCTGAATTAAAGCTAAACGATATTGTTGACTGACAGGAAGggttttactttgtttttgtaGTTGCTTTTTACGTTGTTCTTGTTGTAAACGAAACACGGCTTGTTGTTTCTGCAATTGCTGTTGTTGTTGACGCAGTTTTTCTTCTTGCTGTTTAATAATTTGTCTTTGAAGCTCAATACTAGTACGCTGTATGGCCATATCACGGTTGGTAACTGGCCCTTGCAATGCTGAATTAACATTTTGATGCAGGCCTCTTCTGTTAAATAACGTATTGACAGGCGAAATTGGTTCGGTTTTCACTTGATTTCTGTTTATAGGCTCTTCTAtttgaatgtttatatttttgatCGGCTCATGTTTAGCTTGACTTGCTCTTGTTGACACTGTTCCTTTAGCAGTTGTCTTAGCTTCTGGATGATACCACTTTCGATTAAATCTTTCTCTTAAACTAAGcccgggactttgttttttaatttggaaTGGTTTGTTGCCATAAACAACTGGTTTGAAACTCGCAGTTGTCAGACTTTTATACGGGTTGGATGTCTTTTGTTGACCTCCCCATTGGTTTATATTTGGCTTTAGATTTATGTTCATACGCACATTTCGTTCGGGATTTACGTTGTAATTGAGAACAGATTGTGGACTTATGTTTGACTTGAGATTTATTGGCCTTGTATCGACTTGACCTTGTCTTTGCTCCTTTAGAATTAACCGTCCATGTTCTTGTTGTGAACCAAATTCAGACACAGCATTTggttttacatttatattattcatCCAGGTTTGCAATGCACCAGGAACATTCTTTCGTCTGGGAAGATTTGCTGGTTGAGGTAGATTTTGAGACAGTTTAGTCACCGATGGTTTTGGGGGTAATGTAGATTGAGAATTTCCATTTGGTCGTTGAATTTCATCAAGATGCGACAATAAATATTTCGCATCATAAAAATGCCTGGCCGTTGTTGGTTTTATAGTACTTGCATAAAATTTTGGAACAACTGGTTTTGTGGGTGAAATATCCAAATGTGATAGAAGATACCTGGAATCAAATGAATTCTTCATTGTAGGTTTCTGTGTCGTGCTTTCAGGCAAGTGGGATAACAAATATTGTGCATCATAAAACTTTCGTTGACTTGGCAATTGTAGTGGTTTCATAGTGGGTTTGGCTGTAGTTGCATAATATGAATGCGTGGTACCAATATTGCTTATACCGTATTTCTTTCGCAGATATTCAACAAAGGAATTTGATCGCATATCTTTCTGTATGcctttattttgttgtttgtaaaCAGATTTTAATGTTGTTGTCGGTTTTAGTGTTGTTGTTTCTGGATCTgcttgaaaaaaaacttgaattccTTGAAATGGCTGGTTGGTGAACTTTCTATTGTTTGACATGCGGAGGGCATAGGCAGCTAACTCCGCGACGTTCATGTGTCTGGGACTTAAAGT
The genomic region above belongs to Mercenaria mercenaria strain notata chromosome 12, MADL_Memer_1, whole genome shotgun sequence and contains:
- the LOC123533672 gene encoding uncharacterized protein LOC123533672 isoform X3 → MKFIYLTIIFSVSTATVSTQDPPPAIDLPPPPPFDLSPEADIPADPPASIESNTSTVSRNNDSTATNETVNDAPVLDTIESAPINVSSSGSNGSVIVLPEPSTPSDKFDISGANETIVANVTDGITDNNVSDTSTSISSVKSVANDTEIVNMTDIAATDQAISDILAAAAGNDTVSNNTNVVTDNKYDNLTSNESLDNITAIETQNVSASEPPLTPADTPADRSLTLSLDEFIVPLSDPLSDPLSETAPVDLPPPPIAFDPGLESEFAVSDIGTNVSDISSLPDFNITSPTDTNDTIAINKTYIDPVDIHIGDTGNMSIEHTHLKTDSPVPTTVQIPVDLPAIPEPVDLPPPPIDTPSVDFIDAPGSTTIEISDLLAGLGTLDGSSPPMDSVVPETTTTEMTPEQYNVPTTVPAYETTTVIPYDVFTSPTAFVEYDTTTTQPVLDTKDPIYKHVPEKGETLTLDHPPPIFSGGSRPSVYTDPYGPHDGHFPYPETTTPKVVTTTKEAPPPPIKVPTRPDRRTNWPVQRFETTASPYARWTTQMPLHQTTLSPRHMNVAELAAYALRMSNNRKFTNQPFQGIQVFFQADPETTTLKPTTTLKSVYKQQNKGIQKDMRSNSFVEYLRKKYGISNIGTTHSYYATTAKPTMKPLQLPSQRKFYDAQYLLSHLPESTTQKPTMKNSFDSRYLLSHLDISPTKPVVPKFYASTIKPTTARHFYDAKYLLSHLDEIQRPNGNSQSTLPPKPSVTKLSQNLPQPANLPRRKNVPGALQTWMNNINVKPNAVSEFGSQQEHGRLILKEQRQGQVDTRPINLKSNISPQSVLNYNVNPERNVRMNINLKPNINQWGGQQKTSNPYKSLTTASFKPVVYGNKPFQIKKQSPGLSLRERFNRKWYHPEAKTTAKGTVSTRASQAKHEPIKNINIQIEEPINRNQVKTEPISPVNTLFNRRGLHQNVNSALQGPVTNRDMAIQRTSIELQRQIIKQQEEKLRQQQQQLQKQQAVFRLQQEQRKKQLQKQSKTLPVSQQYRLALIQQQQKENQNLLLQQQEQERLRLLQLQQKQNNKLLLQQQEQDRLRLLEQQQKQAQLRQQLILRQQEEQRSRLLQQQQQQNQKLLLKQQEQDRSSQQELQRRLLLNQQRQREQELLRQQQFSGQSNQFPLASRIGHSEIIRNNQISKMQHRYQPNVQVSSIQIFKAPAMMRRRKNQERKEAMPQPTQTHWRAPSDLQHLHGHLSVPYKLDPIPAPQTTQATPKSAVPVITTPTTVVYIQTIATTVRPVTSSPRPTLPATADPNPPPIFDTKVRHTFMPMPNIEPTTKAPKPTGDDTQVHNQQNNLQIDERCKGCVFVNDRCLLPDPVHCHFYIECVKQGTSVRAFSRECALGSFFDRKSFLCVDPKNADCPTDRCRIPGTKWYAIHGHCKHYWSCGAREGGGVFAQSECCPQMGGFVEPVGCVENPNCTDTCSSTIIKEGPTVASCLPMLSLTFDGGSMVDSSNTKQHVGVDGVSATMEGEAIYNGGGKLVLWRYANLMFPVVFAIRFRFYSTTPSPRKQIIFSNCNPKGGQEPSIEIALDTMFSEVVFKINTYKGPSKRFTIIYQPSKWTNVDFIYDGERIVGSVDRRARNIFAGGGIETRPNPIGIGSCSGKDGFKGLLDDISIYEECIPDEMYGIFMSVLE
- the LOC123533672 gene encoding uncharacterized protein LOC123533672 isoform X2, encoding MKFIYLTIIFSVSTATVSTQDPPPAIDLPPPPPFDLSPEADIPADPPASIESNTSTVSRNNDSTATNETVNDAPVLDTIESAPINVSSSGSNGSVIVLPEPSTPSDKFDISGANETIVANVTDGITDNNVSDTSTSISSVKSVANDTEIVNMTDIAATDQAISDILAAAAGNDTVSNNTNVVTDNKYDNLTSNESLDNITAIETQNVSASEPPLTPADTPADRSLTLSLDEFIVPLSDPLSDPLSETAPVDLPPPPIAFDPGLESEFAVSDIGTNVSDISSLPDFNITSPTDTNDTIAINKTYIDPVDIHIGDTGNMSIEHTHLKTDSPVPTTVQIPVDLPAIPEPVDLPPPPIDTPSVDFIDAPGSTTIEISDLLAGLGTLDGSSPPMDSVVPETTTTEMTPEQYNVPTTVPAYETTTVIPYDVFTSPTAFVEYDTTTTQPVLDTKDPIYKHVPEKGETLTLDHPPPIFSGGSRPSVYTDPYGPHDGHFPYPETTTPKVVTTTKEAPPPPIKVPTRPDRRTNWPVQRFETTASPYARWTTQMPLHQTTLSPRHMNVAELAAYALRMSNNRKFTNQPFQGIQVFFQADPETTTLKPTTTLKSVYKQQNKGIQKDMRSNSFVEYLRKKYGISNIGTTHSYYATTAKPTMKPLQLPSQRKFYDAQYLLSHLPESTTQKPTMKNSFDSRYLLSHLDISPTKPVVPKFYASTIKPTTARHFYDAKYLLSHLDEIQRPNGNSQSTLPPKPSVTKLSQNLPQPANLPRRKNVPGALQTWMNNINVKPNAVSEFGSQQEHGRLILKEQRQGQVDTRPINLKSNISPQSVLNYNVNPERNVRMNINLKPNINQWGGQQKTSNPYKSLTTASFKPVVYGNKPFQIKKQSPGLSLRERFNRKWYHPEAKTTAKGTVSTRASQAKHEPIKNINIQIEEPINRNQVKTEPISPVNTLFNRRGLHQNVNSALQGPVTNRDMAIQRTSIELQRQIIKQQEEKLRQQQQQLQKQQAVFRLQQEQRKKQLQKQSKTLPVSQQYRLALIQQQQKENQNLLLQQQEQERLRLLQLQQKQNNKLLLQQQEQDRLRLLEQQQKQAQLRQQLILRQQEEQRSRLLQQQQQQNQKLLLKQQEQDRSSQQELQRRLLLNQQRQREQELLRQQQFSGQSNQFPLASRIGHSEIIRNNQISKMQHRYQPNVQVSSIQIFKAPAMMRRRKNQERKEAMPQPTQTHWRAPSDLQHLHGHLSVPYKLDPIPAPQTTQATPKSAVPVITTPTTVVYIQTIATTVRPVTSSPRPTLPATADPNPPPIFDTKVRHTFMPMPNIEPTTKAPKPTGDDTQVHNQQNNLQIDERCKGCVFVNDRCLLPDPVHCHFYIECVKQGTSVRAFSRECALGSFFDRKSFLCVDPKNADCPTDRCRIPGTKWYAIHGHCKHYWSCGAREGGGVFAQSECCPQMGGFVEPVGCVENPNCTDTCSSTIIKEGPTGLTNCTCSNETSCSCSGAMQATARVASCLPMLSLTFDGGSMVDSSNTKQHVGVDGVSATMEGEAIYNGGGKLVLWRYANLMFPVVFAIRFRFYSTTPSPRKQIIFSNCNPKGGQEPSIEIALDTMFSEVVFKINTYKGPSKRFTIIYQPSKWTNVDFIYDGERIVGSVDRRARNIFAGGGIETRPNPIGIGSCSGKDGFKGLLDDISIYEECIPDEMYGIFMSVLE
- the LOC123533672 gene encoding uncharacterized protein LOC123533672 isoform X1 produces the protein MKFIYLTIIFSVSTATVSTQDPPPAIDLPPPPPFDLSPEADIPADPPASIESNTSTVSRNNDSTATNETVNDAPVLDTIESAPINVSSSGSNGSVIVLPEPSTPSDKFDISGANETIVANVTDGITDNNVSDTSTSISSVKSVANDTEIVNMTDIAATDQAISDILAAAAGNDTVSNNTNVVTDNKYDNLTSNESLDNITAIETQNVSASEPPLTPADTPADRSLTLSLDEFIVPLSDPLSDPLSETAPVDLPPPPIAFDPGLESEFAVSDIGTNVSDISSLPDFNITSPTDTNDTIAINKTYIDPVDIHIGDTGNMSIEHTHLKTDSPVPTTVQIPVDLPAIPEPVDLPPPPIDTPSVDFIDAPGSTTIEISDLLAGLGTLDGSSPPMDSVVPETTTTEMTPEQYNVPTTVPAYETTTVIPYDVFTSPTAFVEYDTTTTQPVLDTKDPIYKHVPEKGETLTLDHPPPIFSGGSRPSVYTDPYGPHDGHFPYPETTTPKVVTTTKEAPPPPIKVPTRPDRRTNWPVQRFETTASPYARWTTQMPLHQTTLSPRHMNVAELAAYALRMSNNRKFTNQPFQGIQVFFQADPETTTLKPTTTLKSVYKQQNKGIQKDMRSNSFVEYLRKKYGISNIGTTHSYYATTAKPTMKPLQLPSQRKFYDAQYLLSHLPESTTQKPTMKNSFDSRYLLSHLDISPTKPVVPKFYASTIKPTTARHFYDAKYLLSHLDEIQRPNGNSQSTLPPKPSVTKLSQNLPQPANLPRRKNVPGALQTWMNNINVKPNAVSEFGSQQEHGRLILKEQRQGQVDTRPINLKSNISPQSVLNYNVNPERNVRMNINLKPNINQWGGQQKTSNPYKSLTTASFKPVVYGNKPFQIKKQSPGLSLRERFNRKWYHPEAKTTAKGTVSTRASQAKHEPIKNINIQIEEPINRNQVKTEPISPVNTLFNRRGLHQNVNSALQGPVTNRDMAIQRTSIELQRQIIKQQEEKLRQQQQQLQKQQAVFRLQQEQRKKQLQKQSKTLPVSQQYRLALIQQQQKENQNLLLQQQEQERLRLLQLQQKQNNKLLLQQQEQDRLRLLEQQQKQAQLRQQLILRQQEEQRSRLLQQQQQQNQKLLLKQQEQDRSSQQELQRRLLLNQQRQREQELLRQQQFSGQSNQFPLASRIGHSEIIRNNQISKMQHRYQPNVQVSSIQIFKAPAMMRRRKNQERKEAMPQPTQTHWRAPSDLQHLHGHLSVPYKLDPIPAPQTTQATPKSAVPVITTPTTVVYIQTIATTVRPVTSSPRPTLPATADPNPPPIFDTKVRHTFMPMPNIEPTTKAPKPTGDDTQVHNQQNNLQIDERCKGCVFVNDRCLLPDPVHCHFYIECVKQGTSVRAFSRECALGSFFDRKSFLCVDPKNADCPTDRCRIPGTKWYAIHGHCKHYWSCGAREGGGVFAQSECCPQMGGFVEPVGCVENPNCTDTCSSTIIKEGPTGCQLRKTASPTVYFDGNANIERPCAPGTLFNERACTCVQDVSIERSETRPGVASCLPMLSLTFDGGSMVDSSNTKQHVGVDGVSATMEGEAIYNGGGKLVLWRYANLMFPVVFAIRFRFYSTTPSPRKQIIFSNCNPKGGQEPSIEIALDTMFSEVVFKINTYKGPSKRFTIIYQPSKWTNVDFIYDGERIVGSVDRRARNIFAGGGIETRPNPIGIGSCSGKDGFKGLLDDISIYEECIPDEMYGIFMSVLE